From Girardinichthys multiradiatus isolate DD_20200921_A chromosome 13, DD_fGirMul_XY1, whole genome shotgun sequence:
taataaattaattcatATTAAATAGATGCAGTgtgaaaatgaccagcatggcgagtaaacataatagtaagcaaatgaaaataatgacgagcatgtaaataagctacgttcaaacattttgatgctgtttgacaatttaattttgctaagttttatcGTCATGATTTACACGTTTCTGAATCCAGACTAAATTCTACTATCAGTTAATTTCTCTTCATTGATTACTAGGAGTgcattgttttctattttacaaccaatcacagcccttagaagacagcgtcacacctagcaacggggtcaaccacacctcctcactaaggtAGGCATTTCTGACGTCTCCtcgctcagagtcgctctcagcagctagctgaatcactcttaagctaggagTCCTTGGCAGGAATGCTTAGGCTAAGTTTGAAGCTCTCTGAGaggaatctttgtgaataccagcccagatTTCTAGAGTTCATGAGTAATAGTTTTCCtgacaacagattctcccacatgagctgtggatctctgcaggtcctccagagtGGCCCTTGGCCTTCTAGCTGCTACTCTGATGAATGCTCCCTTTGCCTAGTCCATCACTTTAGGTTGATGGACATgtttaggtttgcagttgtgccaaacTCTTTCTGTTTCAGTCAATAGACTGAACATAGCTGGGTGAGCTGGGGACCTTGTTTTTATGACCTACCTTGATCtagacttctccacaacttcttccctgacctgtctgctgcagtgcctggtctttatgatgccGTTTGTCCAGtaatgttctgtaacaaacctctgaggtcacAAAACAACTGTAATACACACGGTaagaatataataaatatttaggtgacttctggAGAAAATTGGTTCAATTGAGAACCGTGtattgccccccccccccattttacagttatgcaccactttgtgttggtctaagtTTGATGTTTTAACACGTGGAGAAAAGTTTTGtaggttttatattttaagtatTAGAGcgagtttgttttatttattttactttcttttcttgtcaattttccttttttttttttaaagctgttttatgCGTTTCTTTCAATATTTGCATGACATCTTATCTCTTTTCTTTGTCATGTAAGTTTACATCTAAAACATTATCTGGCCACATTAAATGTGTTACTGCTATATGAACAGAAGTCCAGCTAACATCAGCTTTATTAGTAATTCAGCCGACATCCCCAGAGCACATTTTCAGCTAAAAAAACCCCGAAATACTTTGAATTTATAGTTCAGTTTCCCTAAACACTGTTTTTGCCCTTTGTGATCATATCTGAAGCAGGAGCATTAGTACCCTACTCATTACTGTAATGGGTGTCACAGTCTGGCTCCTCTCTCTGCTCGAGCTTTTGCTTTCATCCAGCACCTCCTTCCTTTCTTGGCTTTTAAAATTCCTCCCTGACCTTCTCTCCTGATGACTTCATTAGTGCGCTGCTATCAAGTTTAACATTTAAACCAGGGTTGGGAAGGTGAAACAGACACGTAACGTGGCATTTGCACTGTCTAATGGCACTGTACCGGTGGGCGGAAGAGGCAGGAAGAGCTGTATAAATTAGTTGGCGGGTTGAAGGGGTGGGGGCGGTTGTTGAATGAGGAAAAATTCAGACGTTTGGTTTTTAGCTGTTGGTTTGTTACATGTTGAAATGAAGCACTTCAAAAACAAGACACGGCCGTCCATCTACACTAACAGGCCTGGCATGGTattcctggaggagctgcagacatccacagctcaggtggaacaaTCTGATGACAGGACAATTGTTATTTgtccactccacaaatctggcctttatggaagagtagccAGAAGAAAGCAGTAAGCATTCCTGTTTAAACAAGCCATGAAGGaagcacagcaaacatgttgaagaaggtgttctgatcagatgagatcaaaGTTTAACCCTCTGACATACATACAAAATGTTATGTGCGCTGCAAATCACCCCGAACCCATCATCCCCACAGTgatgcatggtggtggcagcatcatgctacgGGCATGCTTTTTCTATGGCAGGTACAGGAAAGCTGGtaagagttgataggaagatggatggagctaagaTTTGAGATGGTTGCAGAAGTTCACCTAACAGCAGGAAAATTGGGAGCAGGAAGTTCTGGGTTAATGTGCTTCTTTCCTGAACTTTACTCTTCATTTTGTACCAATATGTTGCATGTAAACCAGCTTATTTGTTAGTATTATTATGACTAGACTACAACAGTACAAAGTGGTGAAGGGGTGAAATGACTTGTACCCAGACAAAAGCCCctaacatgcagccagagctaagacagaatggtttatatcaaagtATATTAACGTAtgagaatggcccagtcaaagtccaaacctgaaGCAAATTAAGAATCGGTTGCCAGACTTGAAAATTAACGCTCAGAGATGCTCTCCGTCTGATTTGACTGAGTTTGAGTTATTTTGGAAAGGTCAAACAAAGattttagtctctagatgtgagaagctggcagaaacaagcagCAAAAGGTATTGACTCAGAAGGACTGGATAAAAATGCAGAATTGTGAAAACCATGTGACATTTtcttatgcactactttgtgtttgtgtgtgacataaaaatcccattaaaatccattgcagtttgtggttgcgatgtgacaaaatgtgggaatGTTTACGAAGTATGAACACGTTTTACCTCCTGCAGCTGCTCTTTGTCTTTAAGAACCTGGGCGAGGGTCTGTTTCAGCTCGGACACCTCGATGGCTCGCTCTGCCATCTGCACCTAGAGACAGCACATGCAGTAAAATCCCTTTAAAGTCATGTACCATAAATAACGCCATTCGGTTATGTCTTATAAGAGTTTCTTTGAAAGTCATAAAAGCTGAATAAAATTCCCGGCAGGGTAAGGAAAAGTAGGTTTCCAGCCTGATAAGATCGTCTTTCATGCTTCCAGCTTGTGCTGACCACTGAGGGAGAACATCAGCGTGCGTGCGCACAGGTGAGTAGGAGAGCAAAACGTCTCCCTTGTGTTCAGCCTGCAGCATTGTCAAGTGTATGGGGCCTACTGTAAAACTCAGAACCAAAGCCAAAGAAAGGAGATCTGCGCTCAGGGGAAGATGGAGCGGGTCAGGGGATCGTCATAAATCCCTCAGTTTCTAACAGAATCTACCCAGTGGGATAGTTTACATCGCTCACTGCTTGCTCTCCTCTTATTTCACTGCATTTCAAAGGTCTCAGATCATACccccctgctgctgctgtcaggGGTCCTCTTTCTGCCTAATGTCTATCTGTCGGTCCTGATTTCATCACCCTTAAATTTTCTCTGCTTCTTTGGCTCCTCCCttcaaattttctttcatcCCCTTTTCTCCTTTCTTGTTCTGCCCTCCTTTCTTGAATTTACGGCGTATCACCCCACACATGTCTCTGTGTGTCTTCCTCTCCCCTTGTCTCCATTCTCTAGCTGACTCATGTAAACAGCCGTAAAGCACCGGGTTCTGTGCCTGCCTCTCTCTCTTTGGACTCCGGGGCTATTAAGATCAGCTCGGGGCCCCGGGCGATCACCTCGGCAAGGGGGCTATATCAAAGTGAAGGGAGAGCTGTATTTACCGCCTGGATAAACCCACACTCACTCAGCAAGATATAATTCCAGTCACACAAAAGGGAAGAGCTCTGTTCGATAATGTGCAAACACGATGTGCAAAGTAGTACAAAATTAGGGGCCGAGATGCAAAACACCAGCAGATTTATGAATGCGCGTTTATTGCACTATAGATTTATGGTGCAAAAAAGGCACCAGAaatgaacattaaaaaaatgatgCAGGTGTAAAGTAATTATTCCCACATTCATAAAAGAGGAGTGAAGCTGAAGGAAACAATGGATACACCTAGATTACAACTTAGCTGCAGTAGATTTCACTGCTCCTAAACAATGACGCATAACTCGCCAAATTCAAATTAGATGGAAAACCTGGTAGGTGTTAAAAGAGTTAAGTTCAGCTTTCACTGCAGTAACATAAACTCAATctgaaaatgtagaaaatacaACTATTGTATAGAACAAATGTAACCAGTTGATCAGAAATTCTAAGGACTTCCAGCTAGTTATTCATGACttgtttccctggggtataaTTACGATGTAACACAGCGATCCATTCCACTCAGCCATTGACCACCAGGCTGGATGACGGCCCATATTTATCTTGCCACCTCGCACAGTGAACAGGATATAATATGTTTGATGGCTGCTGTTGAActtccttatttttcttttaaaccgaAGTGGAGGCCTGACATTTAACACTGTATCCATTAGAATTGATAAAATGATCTGAACAAAATGGAAGGGAGATGGAGAGATGCTGTGTCTCACTCTGAATCGCCCCTCCTCATCGGCCAGCCGCTGTTTGAGCGTATCATTGATGACGCACTGCACCCTCCACTTCTCCTCCATCACGGCCAGCTCTGCCTCCACAGAGCGCGTCTGATCCTTCTCCGCTTCTCCAGTGCTCCTTTCCTCCACCTCCAGTGGCTCCTGGTCCTCAGCGTTGTCCCCCGCTTCCTCCTCCGTCAGTTCCACTCCTGCCTCGCTCTTCTCCTCGGCGCTCAGCCTCTCGTTGCTCACCTCCACCCAGCTCGCCATCCTCAGGCTCTCCTCGGGCAGGTTCTCCTCTTTCTTCTCCTCCTTTTCGCAGTCTTTGTCCCCACTTTCCCTGTCTTCCACTTGTTGTTCCTCTCTCCCAGCCTCTACCGTAGCCTCCTGCAGTGATTTCTCCCTCTGGATTTCCTCCACCTTTATGCCAATGGGGGCCTCAGCATATGTGGATTGCTCGTTTCTTACTTCAGGGGTGATTGTCATGTCTGCGGCTTCTTGTAGAACAGCAGAAGTGGAATTTTCTGTATAAAACACATGTTTAAGAATAGATGTTGCTTTAGCTGAGCTGCAAAGGTACAGTTCTGCAGTTTTAAGGTGGTTGCCAACAATCATCAAATAATAATGTGGCTCAAAAAACTATATTGATTACCTATAACAGTTCTTCCAACATATTTAATGAAGGATGTCAGAAACGTCCGAGCATTTGCTCAGGTTTTATGTGGCATAAAGGTAACTTCGATAATGGCAGGAACAAATTCATAGCATTTGAAATTCATCAAATTTTGTCACAAAAAACCACAAAGTTAAacgtattttattgaaattttacaGGAAAGTCGTACAGGAAGTGCGAGACAACAGTAACTCCTGTCACACTGTTTGATAGAAGATGCCAGATTGCACGGCTTGTTGCTGCAACAGATCTGACAGACATATCAGTCCATCGATAAATGGACATGGAGCTGTGGATGTTAATGCGCTTCTAATCAGAGTCGGACAATGAAATGTGAGAGGAGGAGCAGAAGCTGAGGTgcaggaaggaaaggacacacCGGTAGAAACGCTCATGGCTCCGAAAAAGAGGACAGGAGTCAGACCTCGGTCACATCGAAGGATTTTCCCAGAAAATAAAAAGGCCCAGTGTGATACACTGCATGAGCTCTGATAAAATGGTCTGTCACACTGAACAACCTCAGACCACCGATTCAAGCTCATGGCAGACAATAATCAGACAGCGTGAGACTGGCTTTAACctttccattgcagctctggctgtatgcttaaggccgtggtcctgctggaaaaaTGAACTTCCATACCAGTGTCAAGTTTTTTGGAACCCCTTCTTTCAGAAATGCCCTATTTTATAAGTCCATCAATTTTTTTCATCATCTCTGAAGACCTCCCTGTCcctaaaagagagaaaaaagcatcatgaagcAAAACGTGTTTCACAGGGGGGATGGCGGCTTTGTTCTTcccacttttccataaaattCACATTGTGGAGTGCTATTTTGGCTCTTCCAGAGTTGCCATCAGCTGCTTATGTGAATAATACCCTACATGTTCGGAACTGAGCTGCACGGTAGCACAGTTGTTAGAACTGTTGCTTTGAAGCAAGAAGCTCCTGGGTTCCAATCCTGGACCGGGGTCTTCCTCCATGGACTTTGCATCTTCTAGATGCATTCTGTTAGATGAATTTGCACCCAAAACAACCCTTAGGTCTGAGTGTGTCTGTCGGATTAAATTATTTACTGTGAATTTACTCTGGGACTActaaaggcaactggttgcactagattttatgtAGTAGTATCAGAGTAAAACGGTCTGTATACAagtgcacaccacacttttcaggtttttatgtaggaaacaatttagaaatttatgtgaaaaaatgtaacCACTTTATAAGGATTGCTTTATGCATTATTATTTTAGCATTACTTTATGCTGCTCTTTCATTTGCAATCAAATATATTGAACTTTCTGGGTGTAATGTGACACaatgttaaataaagtttagagatataaatacttgtacaaggcactgtaagccTGCGTGTGTTTAGGATCCTTCTGTACCTTCAGTCGGAGACTCAGGACTAGAAATCAGCGGCTCCTGGGTCGTCTCAGTGGACACGTTTTTCTTTGACTCCTGCAATTAAACAAAAGGAACTGTTGATGCAGGCAGAGATGTTTAGTAAAGCATGTTGGCAGTCCCGTGTTTTAAACACACCATAATAACCCCCTGTGACTCCGCAGTACTGAGCTTGGCCACCTGCCTGCGGAGGCGCTGACACTCCCGGTACTTCTCCTTGTAGTGCTCGGCAGCCATGTGGAGGCGCAGCTTCAGCTCCTCCACCTCCCTCTGCAGCTCGGCCTCCGCCTCAGACACCACCATGATGCAGTGCGCCCCGTCACCGCTTGTTCCAACACCCTGGAACACAAAGATGCGATGAGTGACATGGTGGAAAATCCACATGCCACTTAATCTACATAGGGTATGAAAACATTGAGGAGCTGTGACACCGACCACCTCCTTCTGAGCAGTGCTCCTCATTCGGTCTAGCTGGCTCTCCATGCGCTGGCACTCCGCTTGAGCATCAGCGAGACTGGCATGGAGCTTGTCGGCCTCTATGCGGGCCCGGTACAATTCGGTCATGGTGTGGTCGCGGGCGCTGGCCGAGTCCCGTAGCTCCGAGGCGAGCAGGGTGGCCTGCTGCCGGGACGCCTGGAGCTGCTCCTCAGCGCGATGAAGCTGCTCGCGTAAGTGAGTGAGCTCTGCctgaaaacattacaaaaataaagaaaaagggaaGCCTGGGTTCACATTTTAGTCCTTTTCTTGCCTGGTACAATGTAACAAACAAACACTGTGACCTTGTCATGTTTGTGCGCCAGCAGCTCCCTCTCCAGACTGTCACGCTGGGCGACGCAGCCCCTGagcctctccagctcctcttggAATTGAGCGATGGTCACCTCCCTGTTCAGCTCCACCGCTTTAAGCATCTGAAGCTCTGCGCTCAGCTTGGTGTTCTCCAGCTCGGCGCTGCGCAGGTGAGCCTGTGCAGGTGCCGAAGCAGAAGAGTAAAGTTCAGACTAGAAACTGAAAGGAACGCCTAGACAGCTTTATGATGTGAAAAGATTCTTCTGCACCTTATAAAGATCTCTCTCATCCTTCTCGTTCTTCAGCTGGCTCTCAAAGTTGTCTCGCTCTGCTGTCAGCTTCTTCAAACGCTCCCGTAGACtgcatggaaaaaagaaaaaacactctTTATAGTCTTTAGCCACATTGTGCAGCAAAGACTTAAGCCACACTGTCAGGATGCTGTAGTTGTTTCGAGTACCTAAAGTCTTTGGTTTCAGTCGGGTGTCTCAGTTTGGGCCTGAGATCAAAGCTGGAAGCCTACATGGCATTACTTATTGTGTGTGTTCAGAGTCAGGAGTACGAGCTACCAGATGCTTTTAAATGTCCAGGTTTAAATGTTGGAGTTAATCATtcatagaaacatttttttatgacTTCAACCTCTAACTCTGATTGTTTATTTATGGCAGACATTTCTACACTGATCAGGCTTTAACTATGGAACCTGCTGGCAGGATGGACGGATGGTTAAATGAACACGTGGATAATACAACGTTTGGACAGCGGGACAGGGAATAAGGTCTGgaatcaaaattattttttaaaaagttctTTCTTTTCCCGTATTTGAACTAAAAGGAAACTCCCGgcttttccagatttttccagACTGCGTGGGAACCCTGAAGTAATCATTTTGACATGACTTAAATGATGAAGATGTTGCAGAAGCAGAAAGTCATACATCTTCTTTCGGCATATACATCGGTATCATCACTAAACTATACGGTTCCATATAAGGATCCATACCAGTCCAACTCAGTCTCCTTCTGAAGGCCCCTCTGGGTGACTCCCAGCAGGTCCTCCTCCAGCTGACGAACTCGATCTTTGGCCTCCGCCAGCCTCCTCCGTACCTCCTCCCTCTCATCTGAGAGGCCCTGCGATGAGCGCAGCAGCTCCTGTGGGGCAAAGGCACAGCCAATCAGAGCAGCCGATACTTTGCAGggagaaaaatctttatttgtaataaagtaGTTAATTAGTAGTTAGTTAGGTAAATAATTAGTGAAGTGACTCCAGAGCATGATGTTCAGGGATACATTTGTCTTATATGCTTTGAACATTTTGAGAAAACCAGGCTTAGATTGTTCAAAACGTTCAGTTCAGGATTCCTACTAAATTTCCGACTCAAACTTCCATCATTTTCCAGactcaaaacatattttgaacatttgtgTACAAAATATTTGCTTCAAATGGTGAAACAACACAATGATCACAGTCAGAATCAGCTTTGCTGGCCAAGTTTGTGTGCACACACaatgaatttgactttggtttccagGCTCACATCGAACCAAcattaactataatatatataaactttagaggaGACAAAAATAAAGAGACAACTTGATGAAAATCAAGTTGTCTCTTTATATTTGGTTGTGTGGTAATGGTCTATTTCACTATTTTTCTTGTCCCCTAAATCAATGTAGATCTATAATGCTATCTAGAGGCCTGAAGAAGAGGTTTGAACAAATTAGACACAAAAGTTTTGATCGAGCAGATCACCGATAACGGATGTAGTTTAAAGAAAGATAAAGATAAaaagtcatttattttttccagaaaTAGGTACTTATGGTTGAGGTAATGCTACTAggaaattagatttaaaaaaaaataaaatttccccccccctccttgaaccgtcaccttaacgtggtggaggggtttgagtgctcaaatgatcttAGAGGCtttgttgtctggggcttaaatgcccctggtagggtcttccatggcaaacaggctctaggtgacgggtcagacaaagagcagtttaAGAATCCTTAATGAGGACTAATATATCGAGGCACatgatgtcgcccggtacggcggagccggggttccaccctggagccaggcctgggctcgggactcgccggagagcgcctggtggccgggttgctcctcgcgggacccggccgggccaagcccgaacgagagacgcgaggccatcccccagtgggcccaccacctgcagggggaaccgtgagggaccagtgcaaagaggattgggcggcggacgaaggtggagacctcagcggcccaatccccggatgcttaggctggctctagggacgtggaatgtcacctcgctggggggaaaggagcctgagcttgtgcgggaggtcgagagatatcgactagaaatagtcaggctcacctccacgcacagcgtgggctctggaacccatctccttgacaggggttggactctcttctactctggagtggcccatggggagaggcggcgggctggggtggatttgcttgttgccccccagctcagctgtctcgtgttggggtttaccccagtggatgagagggtcgcaacCCTGCGCCttcgagtggtagtgcggagtacccggccttcttggtgtccctgtcgggggtgctggatagagcccctcccggggactccattattctgctgggggacttcaacgcccaagtgggaaacgacagtgacacctggagagggttgatcgggaggaatggcctccccgatctgaatccgagtgatgttttgttattggacttctgtgctagtcacggattgtccataatgaacaccatgttcaaacataagagtgtccatcagtgcacttggcaccaggacaccctaggcaggaggtcgatgatcgactttgttgtcgtatcatcagacctttggccgcatgttttggacactcgggtgaagagaggagctgagctgtccactgatcaccacctggtggtgagttggatccgctggaggaggagaaagctggacagacttgagaggcccaagcgcatagtgagggtctgctgtgaacgcctggtggagccctcggccagggatgtattcaactcccacctccgggagagctttgaccagattccggggggtgttggagacatagagtccgagtggaccatgttctctgcatctattgtcaatgctgctgcccatagctgcggccgtaaggtctgcggtgcctgtcgcggcggcaatcccagaacccggtggtggacaccagcagtaagagatgctgtcaagctgaagaaggagtcctatcggctgtggttggcttgtggcctcgaagcgattctggcaaaccatccggcgcctcaggagggggaa
This genomic window contains:
- the tax1bp1a gene encoding tax1-binding protein 1 homolog A isoform X2, which produces MSSFQVVDSSPGCSVSIMETSNFAHVIFQNVGKSFLPQAPLECRYTLTPYITPHPKDWVGIFKVGWSTARDYYTFLWSPMPENYEPGSTVHRTVVFQGYYVPKSDGEFYQFCYVTHAGDIRGASTPFQFRPATPTEELLTVTEEDSNSDILVVTTKTGLLERVEEAQQERRELLKAMRLLHEEKQQLQEEQKQLVKEREQERETCCLLRTHNQELLRSSQGLSDEREEVRRRLAEAKDRVRQLEEDLLGVTQRGLQKETELDCLRERLKKLTAERDNFESQLKNEKDERDLYKAHLRSAELENTKLSAELQMLKAVELNREVTIAQFQEELERLRGCVAQRDSLERELLAHKHDKAELTHLREQLHRAEEQLQASRQQATLLASELRDSASARDHTMTELYRARIEADKLHASLADAQAECQRMESQLDRMRSTAQKEGVGTSGDGAHCIMVVSEAEAELQREVEELKLRLHMAAEHYKEKYRECQRLRRQVAKLSTAESQGVIMESKKNVSTETTQEPLISSPESPTEENSTSAVLQEAADMTITPEVRNEQSTYAEAPIGIKVEEIQREKSLQEATVEAGREEQQVEDRESGDKDCEKEEKKEENLPEESLRMASWVEVSNERLSAEEKSEAGVELTEEEAGDNAEDQEPLEVEERSTGEAEKDQTRSVEAELAVMEEKWRVQCVINDTLKQRLADEEGRFRVQMAERAIEVSELKQTLAQVLKDKEQLQEELQRYKSRQRELEAGVQGAEAKQTMVLRYPLPYPQDPSPPPLVPQRPAELQYGNPYSTETSKDRLDVILSPEHLSRPPPEAPLCAAPCAPPVSPPSPSPGAPGWDQEVVCIQPSRSTTPPENMEAPAEEAQKVCDRAQQPCDHPSSRRSEVRSSFCFDSSTNVHKRCPLCEVIFPPHFEQRSFEQHVESHWKVCPVCSEQFPLNCQQQLFEKHVLTHFDGNVLNFEQIE
- the tax1bp1a gene encoding tax1-binding protein 1 homolog A isoform X3; translated protein: MSSFQVVDSSPGCSVSIMETSNFAHVIFQNVGKSFLPQAPLECRYTLTPYITPHPKDWVGIFKVGWSTARDYYTFLWSPMPENYEPGSTVHRTVVFQGYYVPKSDGEFYQFCYVTHAGDIRGASTPFQFRPATPTEELLTVTEEDSNSDILVVTTKTGLLERVEEAQQERRELLKAMRLLHEEKQQLQEEQKQLVKEREQERETCCLLRTHNQELLRSSQGLSDEREEVRRRLAEAKDRVRQLEEDLLGVTQRGLQKETELDCLRERLKKLTAERDNFESQLKNEKDERDLYKAHLRSAELENTKLSAELQMLKAVELNREVTIAQFQEELERLRGCVAQRDSLERELLAHKHDKAELTHLREQLHRAEEQLQASRQQATLLASELRDSASARDHTMTELYRARIEADKLHASLADAQAECQRMESQLDRMRSTAQKEVGVGTSGDGAHCIMVVSEAEAELQREVEELKLRLHMAAEHYKEKYRECQRLRRQVAKLSTAESQGVIMESKKNVSTETTQEPLISSPESPTEENSTSAVLQEAADMTITPEVRNEQSTYAEAPIGIKVEEIQREKSLQEATVEAGREEQQVEDRESGDKDCEKEEKKEENLPEESLRMASWVEVSNERLSAEEKSEAGVELTEEEAGDNAEDQEPLEVEERSTGEAEKDQTRSVEAELAVMEEKWRVQCVINDTLKQRLADEEGRFRELQRYKSRQRELEAGVQGAEAKQTMVLRYPLPYPQDPSPPPLVPQRPAELQYGNPYSTETSKDRLDVILSPEHLSRPPPEAPLCAAPCAPPVSPPSPSPGAPGWDQEVVCIQPSRSTTPPENMEAPAEEAQKVCDRAQQPCDHPSSRRSEVRSSFCFDSSTNVHKRCPLCEVIFPPHFEQRSFEQHVESHWKVCPVCSEQFPLNCQQQLFEKHVLTHFDGNVLNFEQIE
- the tax1bp1a gene encoding tax1-binding protein 1 homolog A isoform X1, with protein sequence MSSFQVVDSSPGCSVSIMETSNFAHVIFQNVGKSFLPQAPLECRYTLTPYITPHPKDWVGIFKVGWSTARDYYTFLWSPMPENYEPGSTVHRTVVFQGYYVPKSDGEFYQFCYVTHAGDIRGASTPFQFRPATPTEELLTVTEEDSNSDILVVTTKTGLLERVEEAQQERRELLKAMRLLHEEKQQLQEEQKQLVKEREQERETCCLLRTHNQELLRSSQGLSDEREEVRRRLAEAKDRVRQLEEDLLGVTQRGLQKETELDCLRERLKKLTAERDNFESQLKNEKDERDLYKAHLRSAELENTKLSAELQMLKAVELNREVTIAQFQEELERLRGCVAQRDSLERELLAHKHDKAELTHLREQLHRAEEQLQASRQQATLLASELRDSASARDHTMTELYRARIEADKLHASLADAQAECQRMESQLDRMRSTAQKEVGVGTSGDGAHCIMVVSEAEAELQREVEELKLRLHMAAEHYKEKYRECQRLRRQVAKLSTAESQGVIMESKKNVSTETTQEPLISSPESPTEENSTSAVLQEAADMTITPEVRNEQSTYAEAPIGIKVEEIQREKSLQEATVEAGREEQQVEDRESGDKDCEKEEKKEENLPEESLRMASWVEVSNERLSAEEKSEAGVELTEEEAGDNAEDQEPLEVEERSTGEAEKDQTRSVEAELAVMEEKWRVQCVINDTLKQRLADEEGRFRVQMAERAIEVSELKQTLAQVLKDKEQLQEELQRYKSRQRELEAGVQGAEAKQTMVLRYPLPYPQDPSPPPLVPQRPAELQYGNPYSTETSKDRLDVILSPEHLSRPPPEAPLCAAPCAPPVSPPSPSPGAPGWDQEVVCIQPSRSTTPPENMEAPAEEAQKVCDRAQQPCDHPSSRRSEVRSSFCFDSSTNVHKRCPLCEVIFPPHFEQRSFEQHVESHWKVCPVCSEQFPLNCQQQLFEKHVLTHFDGNVLNFEQIE